A genomic segment from Pyrodictium occultum encodes:
- the speE gene encoding polyamine aminopropyltransferase: MAHKLPWRIVAEWTDEGEACIRSVKKIYAAGSTRFQEYLIAELAGIGKALVLDGKVQSSLFDEHWYHEALVHPTLLSHPCPRRVLVIGGGEGATVREVLRHSCVEHVTMVDIDKELVELAKKHLPEWHQGAFDDERLELVLEDGRKFLSETSERFDAVILDLVDPMEGGPAALLYTLEFYKLVAGVLEPGGIVVTQASSPVLTPRVYATVRNTMASVFRIVRPYVTYVRSYNGLWGFVAASDAVDPAALRAADVDRLIRERIRGTLRFYDGATHEWMFTLPKPIRDSLERYTDVATDSNPVYVPV; the protein is encoded by the coding sequence TTGGCGCATAAGCTTCCCTGGAGGATAGTGGCCGAGTGGACGGATGAAGGAGAGGCGTGTATACGTAGTGTGAAGAAGATATACGCTGCAGGATCTACGAGGTTCCAGGAATACCTTATAGCTGAGCTTGCAGGCATAGGGAAGGCCCTTGTCCTCGACGGCAAGGTGCAGAGTAGCTTGTTTGACGAGCACTGGTACCATGAAGCCCTGGTACACCCGACGCTGCTGTCTCATCCCTGCCCCCGGCGGGTTCTGGTAATTGGTGGTGGAGAGGGCGCCACTGTCAGAGAGGTGCTGAGGCACAGCTGTGTGGAGCACGTAACCATGGTTGATATAGACAAGGAGCTTGTGGAGCTTGCTAAGAAGCATCTGCCCGAGTGGCACCAGGGAGCTTTCGACGATGAGAGGCTGGAGCTAGTGCTAGAGGATGGACGCAAGTTCCTCTCTGAGACTAGTGAGCGGTTCGACGCAGTTATACTTGATCTGGTGGACCCCATGGAGGGAGGACCGGCGGCTCTCCTCTACACGCTTGAGTTCTATAAGCTCGTCGCCGGCGTCCTGGAGCCCGGCGGGATAGTGGTGACTCAGGCATCCTCGCCGGTGCTCACTCCAAGGGTCTACGCCACTGTAAGGAACACCATGGCCTCGGTGTTCCGTATTGTAAGGCCTTATGTTACCTATGTGAGAAGCTATAATGGGCTCTGGGGCTTTGTGGCAGCCTCCGACGCCGTTGATCCTGCGGCTCTCCGGGCCGCAGATGTGGACAGGCTGATCCGGGAGAGGATTAGGGGGACTCTACGCTTCTACGATGGCGCTACACACGAGTGGATGTTCACTTTGCCAAAACCCATACGTGACAGCCTTGAACGCTACACCGACGTAGCCACCGATAGTAACCCCGTCTATGTTCCTGTATAG
- a CDS encoding CopG family ribbon-helix-helix protein, with product MSGRRRFGVSLPRAVADELDSLAMKMRVDRSKLVEKALISFLNEYRHYLNDHVCSGVMIIVSSFDAGMVASLLDKYKDIVMTTTHIHLNSHCIEIVVVKGPSERIAEMHSELSSLKGCSVRYIPFATVHGGLED from the coding sequence TTGTCCGGAAGGAGGCGTTTCGGCGTCTCACTCCCCAGGGCGGTGGCCGACGAGCTTGACTCCCTCGCCATGAAGATGAGGGTAGACCGGTCTAAGCTAGTAGAGAAGGCTCTCATATCGTTCCTAAACGAGTACCGCCACTATCTCAACGACCATGTATGCAGTGGTGTAATGATAATAGTTAGCAGCTTCGATGCCGGCATGGTGGCTTCCCTACTAGACAAGTATAAGGATATAGTTATGACCACAACTCACATACACCTTAACAGCCACTGTATTGAGATAGTAGTTGTTAAGGGGCCCTCGGAGAGGATAGCCGAGATGCATTCCGAGCTCTCCTCTCTAAAGGGATGCAGTGTGAGATACATACCATTCGCGACCGTGCATGGGGGCCTGGAGGACTAG
- the ppcA gene encoding phosphoenolpyruvate carboxylase has protein sequence MATQHPDSASRGFTAEEEVEEALRDLLPRDRGGLGLDEKMIDYEGKLTPYHQVAWVVEETLRYGLQPGEDFLITPRIPSERLEDPERQVMVLWGVLTANKRSIVRTGSQAVKYIITPMCSSGYEVYVLQRRIFKIQRLAEEELGVKTGHIEVIPLVEDMESLLHVDKILEGMKNALLTYLGLHYSHYRVLLGKSDTALAYGHVASSIAMVYALSRLHRWAEKENTRVHPIMGVGALPFRGHLSPWSVREFVKQYAGYSTVTIQSGLRYDQGPKAVEKVVDELHRNLHAQPRLLSQEEERLLISIAKVFTAEYLRLVLRIVDIIPYIASFVPRRRARLSHGEYPRSIEASLAFAADRELLSMKPPRSLKLPRAISYAASLYTMGIPPSLIGFGRGLRRVEKELGSDAVEHLLHALPLLKQDIKYDLRFYVPEVAASFIKDPKAFSLLEQDVEMAKSIVGGDPPEPTEEYVEALKSAERAIRLGLKEAAEKAIARAGVLRGSLG, from the coding sequence ATGGCTACCCAGCATCCAGACTCCGCAAGCAGAGGGTTTACCGCGGAGGAGGAGGTCGAAGAGGCTCTGCGCGACCTGCTCCCTAGGGATCGTGGAGGCCTAGGGCTGGATGAGAAGATGATAGATTATGAGGGGAAGCTCACGCCTTATCACCAGGTAGCGTGGGTTGTTGAGGAGACCCTCCGCTATGGGCTGCAGCCCGGGGAGGACTTCCTCATAACGCCTAGGATACCCTCGGAGAGGCTTGAGGACCCGGAGCGCCAGGTAATGGTGCTCTGGGGCGTTCTAACAGCCAACAAGAGGTCGATAGTCAGGACGGGCAGCCAGGCAGTCAAGTATATAATAACTCCTATGTGTTCTAGTGGCTATGAGGTTTATGTGCTTCAGCGCAGGATATTCAAGATTCAGAGGCTCGCAGAGGAGGAGCTCGGCGTAAAGACCGGCCACATAGAGGTTATACCGCTCGTTGAGGACATGGAGTCACTCCTGCATGTCGATAAGATACTAGAGGGCATGAAGAACGCGCTGCTAACCTACCTAGGACTGCACTACAGCCACTACCGCGTCCTCCTAGGCAAGTCGGACACCGCGCTAGCTTACGGCCACGTGGCCTCCAGTATAGCTATGGTCTATGCCCTCTCCCGTCTCCACCGCTGGGCCGAGAAGGAGAATACACGTGTACACCCTATAATGGGTGTTGGCGCGCTTCCTTTCCGCGGCCATCTTTCGCCCTGGAGTGTTAGAGAGTTCGTCAAGCAGTATGCCGGCTACTCGACTGTAACCATCCAGTCTGGCCTCCGCTACGACCAGGGGCCGAAGGCCGTAGAGAAGGTGGTGGATGAGCTGCACCGTAATCTTCACGCGCAGCCTAGGCTGCTTAGCCAGGAGGAGGAGAGGCTGCTAATAAGCATAGCCAAGGTGTTCACCGCGGAGTACCTACGCCTAGTGCTGCGTATAGTCGACATAATACCCTATATAGCCAGCTTTGTCCCCCGTAGAAGGGCTAGGCTCTCCCACGGAGAGTATCCACGGAGCATTGAGGCCAGCCTGGCATTCGCGGCGGACCGGGAGCTTCTCTCCATGAAGCCTCCTAGGAGCCTCAAGCTCCCAAGAGCCATATCCTACGCTGCTAGCCTATACACAATGGGTATACCCCCGTCACTCATAGGGTTTGGCCGAGGGCTTAGACGCGTAGAGAAGGAGCTTGGTAGCGATGCTGTCGAGCATCTACTCCATGCACTGCCGCTGCTAAAGCAAGACATAAAATATGATCTAAGGTTCTACGTGCCTGAGGTGGCAGCTAGCTTCATAAAGGATCCTAAAGCCTTTAGCCTCCTTGAGCAGGATGTTGAGATGGCCAAGAGCATTGTCGGAGGCGACCCGCCGGAACCCACCGAGGAGTATGTGGAAGCCCTCAAGAGCGCTGAGCGCGCTATAAGGCTTGGGCTTAAGGAGGCTGCGGAGAAGGCCATAGCCCGTGCAGGCGTCCTCCGCGGGAGCCTGGGCTGA
- a CDS encoding protein-tyrosine phosphatase family protein gives MEHFTPAEGLKPRWVVEGRLAVSPMPRPDDLEEVLSKFRTVVSLASPSEHAFSGGYDPRLLQGMGGVKFVWRPIGEYNAPTLVELSYIIESIEEPALVHCLRGCGRSSTVAAAWLVAKMGVRPYLAAESEVVRTTGCGLETLPQRSVLEAYSLAVRSGTASELSRSRDIDDPFPEYAALLSLSLSSYLGAEPEELFRSALELDTSLARAARLLADIAGYTVAGMAARKAGKKVALELTIWVPRRSHPAAIRRIPQVDHGKLSKGLASILATMGVDVEPVVRVRKPEDVPWLS, from the coding sequence ATGGAGCACTTCACTCCCGCAGAGGGCTTGAAGCCCCGCTGGGTGGTTGAAGGCAGGCTAGCAGTATCCCCTATGCCGAGGCCAGACGACCTAGAGGAGGTGCTGTCCAAGTTCCGTACAGTAGTCTCTCTAGCGTCTCCATCCGAGCACGCTTTCAGCGGGGGCTACGACCCCCGGCTGCTTCAGGGCATGGGTGGCGTGAAGTTCGTCTGGCGGCCTATAGGCGAGTATAACGCGCCTACACTGGTAGAGTTGTCCTACATCATAGAGTCCATTGAGGAGCCTGCGCTCGTCCACTGTCTCCGAGGCTGTGGGAGGAGCTCCACTGTGGCGGCCGCCTGGCTCGTCGCGAAGATGGGTGTGAGGCCGTACCTCGCAGCCGAGTCGGAGGTCGTCAGGACGACGGGCTGCGGGCTTGAGACACTGCCCCAGCGCAGTGTTCTCGAGGCCTACTCGCTCGCTGTGAGAAGCGGTACTGCCAGCGAGCTCTCCAGGAGCCGCGATATCGACGACCCCTTTCCCGAGTATGCCGCACTGCTCTCTCTCAGTCTATCCTCCTACCTGGGCGCTGAGCCGGAGGAGCTGTTCCGCAGCGCGTTAGAGCTTGACACGTCCCTGGCCAGAGCGGCACGGCTGTTAGCCGACATTGCCGGCTACACTGTGGCGGGCATGGCGGCGAGGAAGGCCGGCAAGAAAGTGGCTCTAGAACTCACCATATGGGTTCCGAGGAGATCCCATCCGGCGGCGATACGCAGGATACCACAGGTAGACCATGGGAAGCTGAGCAAAGGTCTTGCCTCGATACTCGCTACTATGGGCGTGGATGTGGAGCCGGTGGTAAGGGTTAGAAAGCCGGAGGATGTGCCCTGGCTCTCTTAG
- a CDS encoding metal ABC transporter substrate-binding protein — MTSRAVMAIALVAVIVAVAVAAYMMSSGGSSPAATTGKAAPTATTVSTALGSTTVTGGGKGLLVAVTFPNLKYDVEQLLCSDDSVYPIASSAIDPHEYQLTPEDISHVKKADLVISLAHAPFELKLRDIVESSKLLEVPNIPGMRFLINPDTGKRNPHMIIYDPGNYIVFVKAVAEKLSALRPSCRKHYLEKAAWIEEQIKALMSSIPKLNATAVASLPYTQYAVSWMGIRVVKLLKKDAGVQVTPKDIEEVEKLMKEGKAKLAVIAVFNGEPATPADEKLLELAEKHNVPVLRVPSPFGPGTMVNKLRAVVTDVEKLSSAIQES; from the coding sequence ATGACCTCTAGGGCTGTCATGGCGATAGCGTTAGTAGCCGTAATAGTAGCTGTAGCCGTAGCAGCATATATGATGAGCAGTGGTGGAAGCTCCCCCGCTGCAACCACCGGGAAGGCCGCCCCCACGGCCACGACGGTGTCCACTGCGTTAGGGAGCACCACCGTAACAGGAGGCGGTAAAGGCCTGCTAGTAGCTGTAACGTTCCCCAACCTAAAGTATGACGTAGAGCAGCTGCTCTGCAGCGACGACAGCGTCTATCCGATAGCATCATCGGCTATTGATCCACATGAGTACCAGCTCACACCGGAGGATATAAGTCATGTAAAGAAGGCAGACCTCGTCATCTCACTAGCTCATGCACCATTCGAGCTTAAGCTCAGGGACATCGTTGAGAGCAGTAAGCTGCTAGAGGTCCCCAATATACCTGGTATGAGGTTTCTCATCAACCCGGATACCGGGAAGAGGAATCCCCACATGATAATATACGATCCAGGCAACTACATTGTGTTCGTAAAGGCTGTTGCTGAGAAGCTTTCAGCGTTGAGGCCAAGCTGCAGGAAACACTATCTAGAGAAGGCCGCGTGGATAGAGGAGCAGATAAAAGCTCTAATGTCTAGTATTCCTAAGCTAAACGCTACCGCGGTTGCATCGCTTCCCTACACGCAGTATGCGGTAAGCTGGATGGGAATACGTGTGGTTAAGCTGCTTAAGAAGGATGCGGGTGTCCAAGTCACGCCAAAGGATATAGAGGAGGTAGAGAAGCTGATGAAGGAGGGTAAGGCTAAGCTTGCGGTAATAGCTGTGTTCAATGGTGAGCCTGCAACTCCTGCAGACGAGAAGCTTCTCGAACTAGCAGAGAAGCATAATGTCCCAGTACTCCGTGTGCCATCGCCCTTCGGCCCGGGGACTATGGTCAATAAGCTGAGAGCTGTTGTGACGGATGTGGAGAAGCTGTCTAGCGCGATCCAGGAGAGCTAG
- a CDS encoding metal ABC transporter permease, producing the protein MKGRHRAVLIALVLSIAGFSLYGYWQAVSVYPAVSVLAAGLAFGLMSGLIAARRLFFLAGASPHSALLAAIGAVLLAGDLNARAYVVATPLAVVLIYVAGYMIFRGFDPDVATSVLVSFSASLSVVLVYYAEAVSSGAEITAVVFGDPLLVTPFEAWMTVIVALLVLVLAALSYREQILIGIERDLARISGIPIWLYDLAFFTVMGLVVSVMVRVVGFVLEHVLMLLPGAAAAMSARSARDAILLSVVSSVTAAGLGLALSLLLGISPAGATGLVMLTIYIGLVLLAR; encoded by the coding sequence GTGAAGGGGAGGCATAGAGCCGTCCTTATAGCATTGGTCCTTTCTATTGCAGGCTTCTCCCTATATGGCTACTGGCAGGCTGTGTCAGTTTACCCGGCGGTCTCGGTGCTTGCGGCTGGGCTGGCCTTTGGGCTTATGAGCGGCCTTATAGCTGCCCGCCGCCTCTTCTTCCTGGCGGGTGCTAGTCCCCACTCGGCCCTACTGGCTGCTATAGGCGCCGTCCTACTTGCCGGGGACCTCAACGCGAGGGCTTACGTTGTTGCAACTCCATTGGCAGTAGTGTTGATATACGTGGCAGGCTATATGATATTTAGGGGTTTTGACCCCGATGTGGCTACCTCGGTGCTTGTATCGTTCTCGGCGTCGCTTAGCGTAGTACTGGTCTACTATGCTGAGGCTGTGAGCAGCGGCGCAGAGATCACAGCGGTAGTGTTTGGCGACCCTCTGCTCGTGACTCCCTTTGAGGCCTGGATGACCGTTATAGTGGCTCTCCTCGTGCTGGTCCTGGCGGCTCTAAGCTACCGGGAGCAAATACTCATAGGAATAGAAAGGGATTTGGCCAGGATATCCGGCATCCCAATCTGGCTCTACGACCTAGCATTCTTCACCGTAATGGGCCTGGTAGTGAGCGTTATGGTCCGGGTTGTAGGCTTCGTGCTCGAGCATGTCCTAATGCTCCTACCTGGCGCAGCGGCTGCGATGTCTGCCCGTAGCGCGCGCGATGCAATACTATTATCCGTGGTCTCCTCGGTAACCGCGGCAGGGCTGGGGCTCGCCCTAAGCCTGTTATTAGGAATATCGCCCGCCGGCGCCACGGGGCTAGTCATGCTCACCATCTACATAGGGCTTGTACTGCTGGCACGGTGA
- a CDS encoding trans-sulfuration enzyme family protein, translating to MKRYKATRAIHGVHEGPITAEDVVPPINISVVYRFIEAATSPDEEIKYGRENNPTTMRLESTLAEVESGEWCLAFNTGMAAIATLILSLAGPRRRIVASRLLYGSTRTLLEKLTTVGKDFELAYAGPPWDELLAAMKPGDIVLVETIGNPTLRVPPLREMAKECINRECTLVVDNTFATPVIYRPLEDGASIVVESLTKYIAGHNDVLGGAICGREPGLRKRVWEWRKLMGTILQPLDAYLAARGLKTLHLRVRYSSESAMTIAKWLRERPEVAKVYYPGLPEHPDHGTAEQLFNGLYGGVVSFELKGGAQAAKRFLQALKTVTPSPSLGGAESLAAYPYESSHRDLSEEEKRRLGITPGLIRLSVGLEDPEDIISDLESALMKARG from the coding sequence ATGAAGCGCTACAAGGCTACCAGAGCTATACACGGGGTCCATGAAGGACCCATCACCGCAGAGGACGTAGTTCCGCCTATAAACATCTCCGTGGTATACCGGTTTATCGAGGCAGCAACCAGCCCCGATGAGGAGATAAAGTACGGGCGCGAGAATAATCCAACCACAATGCGTCTCGAGTCGACGCTCGCCGAGGTAGAGTCGGGAGAATGGTGCCTTGCATTCAACACTGGCATGGCAGCCATAGCCACGCTTATTCTCAGCTTAGCGGGCCCGAGAAGGAGGATTGTCGCGAGCAGGCTTCTCTATGGCTCGACGAGAACGCTTCTCGAGAAGCTTACAACAGTGGGTAAGGACTTTGAACTTGCCTACGCAGGGCCACCATGGGACGAGCTGCTCGCCGCCATGAAGCCCGGAGATATAGTGCTTGTAGAGACTATAGGCAATCCCACCCTCCGAGTGCCACCCCTACGAGAGATGGCAAAGGAGTGCATTAACAGGGAGTGCACGCTCGTGGTCGACAACACATTCGCGACCCCCGTTATCTACAGGCCGCTGGAGGATGGCGCGAGCATTGTTGTTGAAAGCCTAACCAAGTACATAGCCGGTCATAACGATGTGCTGGGCGGCGCCATCTGCGGCCGCGAGCCAGGCCTCCGCAAACGCGTCTGGGAATGGAGGAAGCTCATGGGGACCATACTCCAGCCTCTAGACGCCTACCTGGCCGCCAGAGGGCTCAAGACGCTCCACCTACGTGTTAGATACTCCTCCGAATCAGCTATGACTATAGCAAAATGGCTTCGGGAGAGGCCCGAGGTGGCCAAAGTCTACTACCCAGGCCTCCCCGAGCACCCCGACCACGGCACCGCGGAGCAGCTATTCAACGGCCTCTACGGCGGTGTCGTATCCTTCGAGCTGAAGGGCGGGGCCCAGGCCGCCAAAAGGTTCCTCCAGGCGCTGAAGACGGTAACGCCGTCCCCGAGCCTGGGCGGCGCCGAGAGCCTCGCAGCCTACCCCTATGAGAGCAGCCACCGGGACCTCAGCGAGGAGGAGAAGAGGAGGCTAGGCATAACCCCCGGCCTCATAAGGCTCAGCGTGGGGCTAGAGGACCCGGAGGACATAATCTCTGACCTAGAATCAGCACTTATGAAGGCACGGGGCTAG
- a CDS encoding metal ABC transporter ATP-binding protein, translating to MERCSRAEIDIHSLQVGYGSETVLTVDHLHLEGPALVQVLGPNGAGKTTLLKSILGLAPLRSGQVLVCGRDVTARPSKAGRFIGYVPQIVTTATHFPVTPWELVEYEIHARRRLLQRRGWRETQALIEDSLKAVGLPPEAWHKPLRSLSGGQRQRAFIARALVYEPPILLMDEPLSAVDPKGKRDLANLIASLAKSRLVVLTSHDPIMFLKYTDMIILVNRRVVAVGPPEIVLREDILREVYGESILYVKEHVHISDEHRVVSYKH from the coding sequence TTGGAGCGCTGCAGCAGGGCAGAGATAGACATACACTCGCTCCAGGTAGGTTATGGGTCCGAGACTGTGCTCACAGTTGACCACCTGCACTTAGAGGGGCCAGCCCTGGTGCAGGTGCTAGGCCCTAACGGGGCCGGCAAAACCACCCTCCTCAAATCAATCCTCGGGCTGGCACCCCTAAGAAGCGGCCAGGTACTAGTATGCGGCCGAGATGTAACCGCCAGGCCTAGCAAGGCGGGGCGGTTTATAGGCTACGTGCCGCAGATAGTAACGACGGCTACACACTTCCCCGTAACCCCCTGGGAGCTTGTAGAGTATGAGATACATGCCCGGCGCCGCCTCCTGCAGAGGAGAGGCTGGAGAGAGACGCAGGCCCTAATCGAGGACTCTCTAAAGGCCGTCGGCCTGCCCCCGGAGGCATGGCATAAGCCGCTCCGCAGCCTGAGCGGGGGCCAGCGCCAGCGGGCCTTCATAGCCAGGGCCCTGGTGTATGAGCCGCCAATACTGCTGATGGACGAGCCGCTCTCAGCCGTGGATCCTAAGGGGAAACGGGACCTGGCCAACCTCATAGCATCGCTTGCAAAGAGCCGTCTCGTCGTCCTGACCAGCCATGACCCCATTATGTTTCTCAAGTATACAGACATGATAATACTTGTTAATCGTAGGGTAGTGGCCGTTGGTCCTCCCGAGATCGTGCTAAGGGAGGACATTCTCAGGGAAGTGTATGGCGAGTCTATACTATACGTCAAGGAACATGTACACATAAGCGACGAGCATAGGGTAGTCAGCTACAAGCACTGA
- a CDS encoding S16 family serine protease: MTPGRPLVLLSLLFLTMATIVAPVAGSTAPGYKWINTVVVNVPGVVETPEGYKGAMSRLIVTVAWPGSGIVYFSANPLTELDTQAAARMAALVASILAGVNYYSYDYFIRLESNATTIGGPSASGAMTVAIIAALRGKRIPENFSMTGMVDPDATLGPVGGVPEKLEAAAKAGVKVFVIPAGQRYSIDLNTGDRVDVVALGRQLGVKVVEAGTIAEAYEAATGDKLYTPKQLNLNYPAWLAESLKRSIEVYREAASTNLTCAEELLAKLPGSIADQLHGIIDDAGHSVNVGRSLDAAGKLYAAASRYFAAAIEATYACGIAKAFSSDQPATTIIEEARSYIDAASAMLGDAYKLMHRFLEGKRDISDVELQLLTASASRLSDANESLEEAASLLKTASKSSGLAAASILDKALQEAIYSYYRSMTASQWLELALAAPSGKPINIDTLPRVVDTYTYFAESALSYLQTLGVDVSDVAERVAEAKQLAAQAAETGDRVQLLQALAYSVQGLAQVDGKLHQVFNTGISVLDASRKSLDILVEKLLGLGLTPLLPMMYREYAETLVDVGGKLDLYVQASSYALLLAIIGGSRTGAKPPAAAGATTGGVGGAATTVTITHTVTAKETVTVTKPKYYTRTTVSTTTLTKTLEKTTTLTIKSTTAGVAANNTPTRRGAGLGTPAACVAFAGIALALGALLGRVLRG; the protein is encoded by the coding sequence ATGACGCCAGGTAGGCCTCTAGTGCTTCTCTCACTCCTCTTCCTCACTATGGCTACCATAGTAGCCCCCGTCGCGGGATCCACAGCCCCCGGGTACAAGTGGATTAACACTGTTGTAGTTAATGTACCCGGTGTTGTAGAGACGCCGGAAGGCTACAAGGGGGCTATGTCGCGGCTTATAGTCACCGTGGCCTGGCCGGGTAGCGGTATAGTCTACTTCTCCGCTAACCCGCTGACCGAGCTGGACACACAAGCAGCCGCCCGCATGGCGGCTCTCGTAGCCTCTATACTGGCTGGGGTTAACTACTACTCCTACGACTACTTCATAAGGCTCGAGTCCAACGCGACAACCATTGGCGGGCCTAGCGCTAGCGGGGCCATGACAGTCGCGATAATAGCCGCGCTGAGGGGCAAGAGGATACCGGAGAACTTCTCGATGACGGGTATGGTAGACCCCGATGCCACCCTCGGCCCCGTGGGCGGTGTACCCGAGAAGCTTGAGGCCGCTGCCAAGGCTGGTGTGAAAGTCTTCGTCATACCCGCCGGGCAGCGCTACAGCATAGACCTTAACACCGGGGATAGAGTGGACGTAGTTGCCCTTGGCAGGCAGCTTGGGGTCAAAGTAGTAGAGGCGGGCACCATAGCAGAGGCGTACGAGGCCGCCACTGGGGATAAGCTCTATACCCCGAAACAGCTCAACCTTAATTACCCTGCATGGCTGGCGGAGTCTCTTAAGAGGAGCATAGAGGTATACCGGGAAGCCGCCTCCACCAATCTGACCTGCGCCGAGGAGCTGCTGGCAAAACTGCCAGGTTCTATAGCAGACCAGCTCCACGGCATAATAGATGATGCCGGCCACAGCGTTAACGTGGGCCGAAGCCTCGATGCGGCAGGCAAGCTGTACGCTGCAGCCTCGAGATACTTTGCAGCCGCGATAGAGGCTACCTATGCTTGCGGTATAGCTAAGGCCTTCTCCAGCGACCAGCCGGCGACGACGATAATCGAAGAAGCTAGGAGCTACATAGACGCTGCCAGCGCCATGCTCGGCGACGCATACAAGCTGATGCATAGATTCCTGGAGGGGAAGAGAGACATCAGCGATGTAGAGCTGCAGCTGCTCACAGCCTCCGCTTCGAGGCTTTCCGATGCAAATGAGAGCTTAGAGGAAGCTGCCTCACTGCTGAAGACGGCGAGCAAGTCCTCCGGGCTTGCAGCGGCAAGCATTCTTGACAAAGCACTGCAGGAGGCTATCTACAGCTACTACCGCTCAATGACTGCAAGCCAGTGGCTCGAGCTAGCCCTAGCTGCGCCCAGCGGAAAGCCGATAAACATAGATACCTTGCCCAGGGTAGTGGATACCTACACCTACTTTGCCGAGTCAGCATTAAGCTACCTGCAGACCCTCGGAGTGGACGTGAGCGACGTAGCTGAAAGGGTGGCGGAGGCCAAGCAGCTCGCGGCCCAGGCGGCAGAAACCGGGGATAGGGTACAGCTTCTCCAGGCACTAGCCTACTCGGTGCAAGGGCTAGCCCAGGTCGACGGGAAGCTCCACCAGGTGTTCAACACCGGGATATCGGTGCTCGATGCATCCAGGAAGAGCCTAGACATACTGGTCGAGAAGCTGCTGGGCCTCGGGCTCACCCCACTCCTCCCAATGATGTACCGAGAGTACGCTGAGACCCTCGTCGACGTCGGAGGCAAGCTCGATCTCTACGTGCAGGCCTCAAGCTATGCACTGCTCCTGGCCATCATAGGAGGAAGCCGCACGGGGGCAAAGCCGCCAGCCGCAGCCGGGGCCACTACGGGAGGAGTGGGTGGGGCAGCAACCACCGTTACCATAACACATACGGTTACGGCGAAGGAAACGGTTACAGTAACCAAACCCAAATACTATACGCGCACAACGGTAAGCACCACCACGTTAACTAAGACGCTGGAAAAAACCACAACATTAACCATTAAAAGCACGACAGCAGGGGTTGCAGCAAACAATACACCTACACGGAGAGGCGCGGGCCTAGGCACGCCGGCAGCCTGCGTGGCCTTTGCCGGGATAGCGCTTGCTCTAGGCGCCCTGCTGGGGAGAGTGCTGAGAGGCTAA
- a CDS encoding homoserine kinase, translated as MHGGVRVRACSSSANLGPGFDSLAIAHTAFYDEVEARLTPGRGQVVVESVYGPYAHGAGRAETARRAVEELLRLAKRSIEGHSIVLRIYKGVPPGRGLGSSGASAAAAVKAVQILLDLKVPDSILVEAAGRGEAAAAGEPHYDNVAASLLGGLAIAALDKNGRLHVTSIDVDAWMTLIIPRAEVGSAKTRFMRQVLPREMELDRAARNWGRLALLVAAAARGDLRTFGAMMMQDEIIEPARSRFIPCYDVIKNAALDAGALGVTISGAGPSMIALTETRDKALRVADSVLKNCKCCDIEEVKVARTAGPASAIR; from the coding sequence ATGCACGGAGGCGTGAGGGTTAGAGCATGTTCCAGCAGCGCCAACCTGGGCCCGGGCTTCGACAGCCTAGCGATAGCCCATACGGCGTTCTACGACGAGGTGGAGGCTCGCCTCACCCCGGGGAGGGGGCAGGTGGTTGTAGAGTCCGTCTATGGCCCCTACGCCCATGGAGCTGGCAGAGCCGAAACCGCCCGCAGAGCGGTAGAGGAGCTGCTAAGACTCGCCAAGAGGAGCATTGAAGGCCACAGCATAGTTCTCCGCATCTACAAGGGTGTGCCTCCTGGCCGGGGACTTGGGAGCAGCGGCGCCTCCGCAGCAGCGGCGGTAAAGGCTGTCCAGATACTCCTAGACCTCAAGGTTCCTGACAGCATTCTCGTCGAGGCTGCCGGCCGGGGGGAAGCGGCTGCCGCCGGTGAGCCGCACTACGATAACGTGGCTGCAAGCCTACTAGGTGGCCTTGCCATAGCAGCGCTTGACAAGAACGGTAGGCTTCATGTTACCAGCATAGACGTGGACGCTTGGATGACCCTCATAATACCTAGGGCCGAGGTAGGCTCCGCAAAGACAAGGTTCATGCGCCAGGTACTCCCCAGGGAGATGGAGCTAGATAGGGCAGCCAGGAACTGGGGTAGACTGGCGCTGCTGGTTGCTGCGGCGGCACGAGGAGACCTCAGAACCTTCGGCGCGATGATGATGCAGGACGAGATAATAGAGCCCGCCAGGTCCAGGTTCATACCATGCTACGACGTCATAAAGAATGCTGCCCTCGATGCAGGAGCTCTCGGTGTCACAATAAGCGGCGCCGGGCCCTCCATGATAGCGCTCACCGAGACTCGGGACAAGGCACTCAGGGTAGCAGACAGCGTGCTTAAGAATTGTAAGTGCTGCGATATAGAGGAGGTGAAGGTTGCGAGAACGGCTGGACCGGCCAGCGCGATAAGGTAG